One window of Sphingobacteriales bacterium genomic DNA carries:
- the thiL gene encoding thiamine-phosphate kinase, which translates to MNNHHNQSSGNNSSDLTPISKLGEFGLIDHLTKNFGLRQPSSIKGVGDDAAIIDNRGKLTVVTTDMLVEGIHFDFMYTPLIYLGYKSVVVNLSDIYAMNAIPKQITVSVAISSRFTVEAMEELYAGIERACNFYGVDLIGGDTTSSNKGMIISVTAIGEAVEEDLVYRNTAREGDFICITGDLGAAYFGLQILEREKRLYLEDPTIQPDTESHSYLIGRQLKPEARGDIIEILRNLKVKPTSMIDISDGLSSEMLHICKQSKVGCRLFEENIPIHPDSLEAAQMFNLSPITAALNGGEDYELLFTVSPADIHLLEDLVGISIIGRITNPAEEAKLYTGGGQSYRLVAQGWQHL; encoded by the coding sequence ATGAACAACCATCACAATCAGTCTTCAGGCAACAATTCCTCAGATCTGACTCCCATCAGCAAACTGGGGGAATTCGGGTTGATTGACCACCTGACCAAAAACTTTGGACTTCGGCAGCCTTCAAGCATCAAAGGGGTAGGCGATGATGCTGCAATCATTGACAATCGGGGCAAACTGACTGTTGTAACCACTGATATGCTTGTGGAGGGCATCCACTTCGATTTTATGTACACTCCCCTGATTTATTTAGGCTATAAATCGGTGGTTGTCAATTTGTCGGATATCTATGCCATGAACGCCATACCCAAACAAATCACGGTTTCTGTTGCTATTTCAAGTCGGTTTACCGTTGAGGCTATGGAAGAACTGTATGCCGGCATTGAACGTGCCTGCAACTTTTATGGCGTTGACCTGATTGGCGGCGATACTACAAGTTCCAACAAGGGCATGATAATTTCGGTTACGGCCATTGGTGAAGCTGTTGAAGAGGATTTGGTTTACCGCAACACAGCCCGCGAGGGCGATTTCATCTGCATTACCGGTGATTTGGGAGCAGCTTATTTCGGACTTCAAATTCTGGAGCGCGAAAAAAGATTATATCTCGAAGACCCGACCATTCAGCCCGATACGGAATCGCATAGCTATTTGATTGGCAGACAGCTAAAACCCGAAGCACGCGGAGATATCATTGAAATACTGCGCAACCTGAAAGTAAAGCCTACTTCAATGATTGACATCTCAGACGGGCTATCCTCTGAAATGCTGCATATCTGTAAACAATCCAAGGTAGGTTGCCGGTTGTTTGAAGAAAACATACCCATTCATCCCGACAGCCTCGAAGCAGCACAAATGTTTAACCTTTCCCCCATTACCGCAGCCCTCAACGGAGGGGAGGATTATGAGTTGTTGTTTACCGTCAGTCCTGCCGATATCCATCTGTTGGAAGACCTTGTCGGCATCTCCATCATCGGACGAATCACCAATCCTGCCGAGGAGGCCAAACTATATACGGGCGGCGGGCAATCTTACCGGCTTGTCGCACAAGGTTGGCAGCATTTGTAA
- a CDS encoding T9SS type A sorting domain-containing protein — translation MRYFLFCLFSLMLTFQSQAQTLYAEDDYYTTISGNALTMSVLDNDFSITGSFGEIVISAPPVSGAELMLVPGGLIVYIPPAGFVGDDVFTYTLTDFFGGTASANVYVSVIEGCPDLFAVLTATSPIVCYGSCNAVMTIAVWGGTEPYSVVWETGETGMTISNVCSGLHSAYVTDGSGCTTIATLFINEAPQISVTTSANPAIIDLGDSSQLNAVVSGGTPPYAFQWWPATGLSNPSISNPIATPTTVTTYMVYVTDANGCTANQYVVVGVDGGGGGILAVDDYYESPAPGPFTMNVLSNDVYSGSVAISISGAPSYGTATVSGEYIIYVPNPLFAGYDTLSYTICNFFGECSTATVVIYVNPGGGSCDDFVVNINVFSYSLCSGECTGTAIPVVTGGTPPYTYMWSDGSTAPSLNNACAGLYILTVADSNGCSYTATVLFTESPSMVATAVASPSAINAGETSQLNAAVTGGTPPYSFQWTPQATLSNAGISNPVAAPSATTTYLVVVTDANGCTAQYPVVVIVGGGGGCVLTTMNAISPTCWGGCDGSMFVSVTGGTPPYSYQLSGPDGFFSISNPVTNLCAGEYLLVVMDAAGCALTSNFVLTDSATPIAVATTTDNPVLAPGETATINAIANGGAPPYFYQWNTGQTGNTIEALFAGIYCVTVVDTNGCTSESCITITDESFFPLVLNNDTIYVEVGQIALIDPLANDDGIGPLQLVSAVSEAPFTIDYDNDQISLTAPGEPVTLYISYVVVDAMGVTATGTIVVVVVPAGTCNSYCVWPGDTDNDGVANNFDVLNIGLGYGFNGVARADQSIGWYAHSASDWDNSFSDGTNFKYADSDGNGSINAADTTAISLNYGMTHGKNEGESELGAPMYFMLENQTGSEIGDIITLNIHLGDASNPVTDFYGIAYSISYDATLLQLTQLNLPPASWAGTAGNTLFFRKNVGNTQTDAALTRTDQTNVSGQGLIAQATFVIIENIDGKNEEETSFDLSFDLQNIRCISNTGLEIPVDGQNFNLSNTSTLPEEAANDILIYPNPAKGSLHIQGSQASQIQVMNILGQTVYQNNRPESETLTIDTRQWQTGLYLVSVSDSKGKKQVFKVMVEAN, via the coding sequence ATGCGCTACTTTTTATTTTGCTTATTCTCTTTAATGCTAACTTTTCAGTCTCAGGCACAGACCTTATATGCCGAAGACGATTACTATACGACTATCTCGGGGAACGCCCTCACGATGTCTGTGTTGGACAATGACTTTTCGATAACAGGCTCATTTGGCGAAATCGTCATCTCTGCCCCTCCTGTTTCGGGAGCAGAATTAATGTTAGTACCCGGCGGTTTGATTGTGTATATTCCACCAGCCGGTTTTGTTGGGGATGACGTTTTTACCTATACTCTTACCGACTTTTTTGGCGGTACTGCCTCCGCCAATGTATATGTTTCGGTAATTGAGGGCTGTCCCGATTTATTTGCCGTGCTGACCGCCACTTCACCCATCGTTTGTTATGGCTCTTGTAATGCAGTGATGACCATAGCAGTTTGGGGAGGTACAGAGCCGTACTCGGTGGTTTGGGAAACGGGAGAAACCGGAATGACCATCAGCAATGTTTGTTCGGGTCTTCATTCGGCTTATGTAACAGATGGATCGGGTTGCACCACCATTGCCACCTTATTTATAAACGAAGCGCCTCAAATTTCGGTTACCACTTCGGCAAACCCTGCTATTATTGACCTCGGCGATAGTTCTCAACTCAATGCGGTTGTTTCGGGCGGAACTCCTCCTTATGCGTTCCAATGGTGGCCGGCAACAGGCTTGAGTAACCCTTCAATATCCAATCCCATAGCAACACCAACTACAGTTACAACTTATATGGTCTATGTTACCGATGCCAACGGCTGTACTGCTAATCAATATGTTGTTGTAGGAGTTGACGGCGGTGGCGGCGGTATTTTGGCCGTTGATGATTATTACGAATCTCCTGCCCCCGGACCTTTTACCATGAATGTACTGAGCAACGATGTATATTCCGGTTCAGTAGCTATTTCTATTTCCGGAGCACCTTCTTACGGAACGGCTACTGTGAGTGGTGAATACATCATTTATGTTCCCAATCCTTTGTTTGCAGGATATGACACCCTTTCTTATACCATCTGCAATTTCTTTGGAGAATGTAGTACAGCAACAGTAGTTATTTATGTAAATCCCGGCGGAGGTTCTTGCGATGATTTTGTCGTGAACATCAATGTCTTTTCATATTCCCTTTGTAGCGGTGAATGTACCGGAACAGCCATTCCGGTTGTAACCGGAGGAACTCCGCCTTATACCTATATGTGGTCGGATGGTTCAACCGCTCCTTCATTAAACAATGCCTGCGCAGGACTTTATATCCTGACGGTTGCCGATAGCAACGGTTGTTCCTATACTGCTACCGTTCTGTTTACCGAATCTCCATCAATGGTAGCCACAGCAGTAGCCTCGCCTTCTGCCATCAATGCAGGTGAAACCTCACAACTTAACGCTGCCGTAACCGGAGGCACACCACCATATTCATTCCAATGGACACCGCAGGCCACATTGAGCAATGCGGGAATTTCAAACCCAGTTGCAGCACCTTCAGCTACCACCACCTACTTAGTTGTTGTAACAGATGCCAACGGCTGTACTGCGCAATATCCTGTGGTAGTCATAGTCGGAGGAGGTGGCGGATGCGTCCTGACGACGATGAACGCAATTTCTCCAACTTGCTGGGGCGGTTGTGACGGAAGTATGTTTGTATCTGTCACGGGCGGAACACCTCCATATTCTTACCAATTGTCAGGCCCGGATGGGTTTTTCAGCATATCCAACCCCGTTACAAACCTTTGTGCCGGAGAGTACCTGCTTGTTGTTATGGATGCCGCAGGTTGCGCATTGACAAGCAACTTTGTTCTGACCGACAGTGCTACGCCAATTGCTGTTGCAACCACTACCGACAATCCGGTTTTGGCTCCAGGCGAAACTGCAACAATCAATGCGATTGCGAATGGAGGTGCTCCTCCATACTTTTATCAATGGAATACCGGACAGACCGGAAACACAATTGAAGCCCTTTTTGCCGGAATTTACTGCGTTACAGTGGTAGATACCAACGGCTGTACTTCAGAGAGTTGTATAACCATCACCGACGAGTCTTTTTTCCCACTCGTTCTCAATAACGACACCATTTATGTAGAGGTAGGTCAGATTGCATTGATAGACCCATTAGCCAACGATGACGGAATCGGTCCTTTACAATTGGTTTCTGCTGTATCAGAAGCACCCTTTACCATTGATTACGACAATGACCAAATCAGCCTGACCGCTCCCGGCGAACCGGTAACGCTTTATATCAGTTATGTTGTTGTAGATGCTATGGGGGTTACGGCAACAGGAACAATAGTGGTGGTGGTTGTACCTGCGGGCACTTGCAACAGCTACTGCGTTTGGCCGGGAGATACCGATAACGATGGAGTAGCCAATAATTTTGATGTGCTCAATATAGGATTAGGATATGGTTTTAACGGAGTTGCGCGTGCCGATCAATCTATAGGATGGTATGCCCACAGCGCTTCAGACTGGGACAATAGCTTTTCCGATGGAACAAACTTTAAATATGCCGATTCTGACGGAAACGGTTCCATCAATGCGGCCGATACCACGGCCATCAGCCTGAACTATGGGATGACGCATGGAAAAAACGAAGGCGAGTCTGAACTCGGTGCCCCGATGTATTTCATGCTCGAAAATCAAACGGGTTCGGAAATTGGCGATATCATAACTCTCAATATTCATTTGGGAGATGCCTCCAATCCGGTAACAGACTTTTACGGCATAGCATACAGCATCAGCTACGATGCCACTTTGCTTCAGCTTACTCAACTAAACCTTCCGCCTGCCTCCTGGGCAGGAACTGCCGGCAACACACTGTTTTTCAGGAAAAATGTGGGTAATACCCAAACCGATGCAGCGTTGACCCGCACTGACCAAACCAATGTTTCGGGACAGGGATTGATTGCACAGGCTACTTTTGTGATTATTGAAAATATTGACGGAAAAAACGAAGAAGAAACAAGCTTTGACCTCAGTTTCGACTTGCAGAACATTCGTTGTATCAGCAACACAGGACTCGAAATTCCCGTTGATGGCCAAAACTTTAACCTAAGCAATACCTCCACCTTACCGGAAGAGGCCGCAAACGACATCCTGATTTATCCCAATCCGGCCAAGGGCAGCCTGCATATTCAGGGTTCTCAGGCATCGCAAATTCAGGTGATGAATATCTTGGGTCAAACGGTTTATCAAAACAACCGGCCCGAATCTGAAACATTGACCATAGACACCCGGCAATGGCAAACAGGATTGTATTTAGTTTCGGTTTCAGACTCAAAAGGCAAAAAACAAGTGTTTAAGGTGATGGTGGAAGCAAATTAG
- a CDS encoding serine hydrolase, producing the protein MRKIGLLAIILASMVSCLKESQLKKPFITLQPFQIYDGWELSNPQSESIDSAGLTEIYKSFHEDDELWQVRSLLVFRNAKLVAESYTKDETDLTRPRAIWSATKQVVGILTGIALEQQLIQSLTDSIYHYLPETAQHPDKIGITVEHLLTMRSGIKYSNDGLSGQTDDILRQLPDNITAFILSLPMSATPGELVAYKDGDPQLVASIIQSQCGKTTYQWAKEVLFDPLEIQHLDWVSYKDGTTLGGFGIMTTPREMAKFGQCVMDGGQWKGVQLVSNDWIDEMTSVKIQDIYGYQFGYLWWKDESRGLIFMSGHGGQYVFLMPAKNLMIVMTAEVNTQGDFQFNRDKALKWVDEIIEIAF; encoded by the coding sequence ATGAGAAAGATAGGATTACTTGCAATTATATTGGCTTCGATGGTTTCCTGTTTAAAGGAAAGTCAACTTAAAAAGCCATTCATCACTTTACAGCCCTTCCAGATTTATGACGGGTGGGAATTGTCTAATCCGCAATCGGAATCGATAGATTCAGCAGGGTTGACAGAAATTTATAAATCATTTCACGAAGATGATGAACTATGGCAGGTGAGAAGTTTGCTGGTATTCAGAAATGCAAAACTTGTTGCCGAGAGTTATACTAAAGATGAGACTGATTTAACCAGACCAAGAGCAATTTGGAGTGCCACCAAACAGGTAGTAGGAATTTTAACCGGAATTGCGCTCGAACAGCAGTTGATACAATCTTTAACCGACTCTATCTACCATTACCTTCCTGAAACAGCACAGCATCCCGACAAAATTGGAATAACTGTTGAACATTTGCTCACCATGCGGTCCGGAATTAAATACAGCAATGACGGACTTAGCGGTCAGACGGATGATATTTTAAGGCAATTACCCGACAATATTACAGCATTTATTCTGAGTTTGCCAATGTCAGCTACTCCCGGTGAGCTTGTTGCCTATAAAGACGGCGACCCTCAGTTAGTTGCTTCAATCATTCAATCTCAATGCGGGAAAACTACCTACCAATGGGCAAAAGAAGTGCTGTTCGATCCGCTTGAAATTCAACATCTTGATTGGGTAAGTTACAAAGACGGTACTACGTTGGGCGGGTTTGGAATTATGACAACCCCCCGAGAAATGGCTAAGTTCGGACAATGTGTGATGGACGGTGGCCAATGGAAAGGCGTACAACTTGTAAGTAACGATTGGATTGATGAGATGACCTCCGTAAAAATTCAGGATATTTACGGATACCAGTTCGGTTATTTATGGTGGAAAGACGAAAGCAGGGGACTAATTTTTATGAGCGGACACGGAGGACAATATGTTTTTCTGATGCCGGCAAAAAACCTGATGATCGTTATGACAGCAGAGGTCAACACGCAGGGAGATTTCCAGTTTAACAGGGATAAAGCGTTAAAATGGGTGGATGAAATTATTGAAATTGCTTTTTAA
- a CDS encoding OsmC family protein yields MIKRSATANWKGTGKEGTGTVSTSSTVLSNAQYSFNTRFADGVGTNPEELVAAAHAGCFSMKLSFVLTGAGFIPDDITTVCTIHFENGAITESHLDVKVKVAGLEAEQFEELATEAKLNCPISKLLNTTISMNAALV; encoded by the coding sequence ATGATTAAACGTTCAGCAACCGCCAACTGGAAAGGCACCGGAAAAGAAGGCACAGGCACCGTCAGTACTTCAAGCACTGTTTTATCTAATGCTCAATATTCATTCAACACCCGGTTTGCCGATGGAGTAGGCACAAACCCCGAAGAATTGGTCGCCGCCGCACATGCCGGTTGTTTTTCGATGAAACTGAGTTTTGTTTTAACCGGCGCAGGGTTTATTCCAGACGATATTACCACCGTCTGTACGATTCATTTCGAAAACGGAGCAATTACCGAAAGTCATCTGGATGTTAAGGTTAAGGTAGCCGGACTCGAAGCCGAACAATTTGAAGAACTTGCCACCGAAGCCAAACTGAACTGCCCCATCTCAAAACTGTTGAACACCACAATCAGCATGAATGCTGCTTTGGTTTAA
- a CDS encoding sigma-70 family RNA polymerase sigma factor, protein MDKVAEKPILTDEEIVNGFRTNNQDIIVSVYKIIIPNVKAFVMTRGGAKEDAENVAWRAITKFWQRCQKAGFELKDQNTGFGAYISRAYRNVWMDLQREGEIKQKKETIEFSVETQTEENDELTGNSNTISKGFNVERFADESKLEETLALKNAANLIWQLVNRLIPKCRDFFNLYYRKELTYDEIAEIKKVSAGAIRKQKVECKEPFMQELMKSKELKELISNYPELTDKILNYHSKTKLS, encoded by the coding sequence ATGGATAAAGTTGCCGAAAAACCGATTCTGACAGACGAAGAAATAGTGAATGGTTTTAGAACCAACAATCAAGACATCATTGTGTCGGTGTATAAAATCATTATTCCTAATGTTAAAGCCTTTGTGATGACCAGAGGGGGGGCGAAAGAAGATGCGGAAAATGTTGCATGGCGGGCCATCACCAAATTCTGGCAACGCTGCCAAAAAGCCGGTTTTGAACTGAAAGACCAAAATACCGGCTTCGGTGCTTACATCTCAAGGGCTTACCGCAATGTGTGGATGGATTTGCAAAGAGAAGGAGAAATTAAACAAAAAAAAGAAACTATCGAATTTAGTGTTGAAACACAAACAGAAGAGAATGACGAGTTGACCGGAAATTCAAATACGATTTCTAAAGGATTTAACGTTGAAAGATTTGCAGATGAAAGCAAGCTGGAAGAAACCTTGGCCTTGAAAAACGCTGCCAATCTTATTTGGCAATTAGTCAACCGGTTAATTCCTAAATGCCGCGACTTTTTTAATCTTTATTACCGGAAAGAACTTACTTACGATGAAATCGCTGAAATAAAAAAAGTTTCTGCAGGTGCTATCCGCAAACAAAAAGTGGAATGTAAAGAGCCTTTTATGCAAGAACTGATGAAAAGTAAAGAACTTAAAGAACTTATATCAAACTATCCCGAACTGACAGACAAAATTTTAAACTACCACTCTAAAACGAAATTATCATGA
- a CDS encoding glycosyltransferase family 2 protein, with product MKPEVAYISFIIISYNRPADTIAAIKNVLELEDVSGYQKEIVVINNGSTDTYQPLCNFLDSLSVAEREMVIYHHHSENLGVAKGRNLGISMAKGNLLIFMDDDAGFTKTNIIPIALRLLEQYETSHHVKIIAFREFRTATQDYYIATKNKKLAQQSEFLTNYYIGSGHLIKREVFDTVGNYTTEFFYGMEEYDLAYKALDAGFRILYTDSITVWHKKSPEGREGEVTLTRWNLENKTVVAYKYLPWVYVLTHLVFWSGYFLWKSGFRFLTLLTAFRNLFSKIRRTPRRPISEKTLQYIHSVKGRLWY from the coding sequence ATGAAACCGGAAGTTGCCTATATTTCTTTTATTATCATCAGCTACAATCGCCCAGCCGATACCATCGCCGCCATTAAAAATGTGCTGGAATTGGAAGACGTATCCGGCTATCAAAAGGAAATCGTAGTAATCAATAATGGTTCTACAGATACCTATCAACCTCTTTGCAATTTTTTAGATTCTCTTTCTGTTGCGGAAAGGGAAATGGTCATTTACCATCATCATTCCGAAAACTTAGGAGTAGCAAAAGGGCGAAATCTGGGCATCTCAATGGCCAAAGGCAATTTGCTGATTTTTATGGACGATGATGCCGGATTTACCAAGACAAACATCATCCCGATAGCACTCAGACTGCTCGAGCAATACGAAACCTCTCACCATGTTAAAATTATCGCTTTCCGCGAGTTTCGTACTGCTACCCAAGATTATTATATCGCTACTAAAAACAAAAAGCTTGCTCAACAATCCGAGTTTTTAACCAACTACTATATAGGAAGCGGGCATTTGATTAAGCGCGAAGTTTTCGACACCGTAGGAAATTATACGACCGAGTTTTTTTACGGGATGGAAGAATACGACCTGGCATATAAAGCACTCGATGCCGGTTTCCGCATTTTATATACCGACAGCATCACGGTTTGGCATAAAAAAAGTCCGGAAGGGAGAGAAGGCGAAGTAACCCTTACCCGGTGGAATTTAGAAAACAAAACCGTTGTTGCCTATAAATATCTGCCTTGGGTGTATGTTTTGACCCATCTGGTTTTTTGGAGCGGATATTTTTTATGGAAATCCGGCTTCCGGTTTCTCACCTTGCTAACTGCTTTCCGCAACCTTTTTTCTAAAATACGGCGCACACCAAGAAGGCCTATATCCGAAAAAACCCTTCAGTATATACACTCGGTAAAGGGCAGATTGTGGTATTAA
- a CDS encoding UvrD-helicase domain-containing protein, whose product MPITVYKSSAGSGKTYTLVSEYLRLLIHQPSEFRNILAITFTNKATAEMKSRIVSALAKVSRGEFADLEEKLLQEVYGGQIKTEEDIQFYRSVLRENARKALTNILHSYSEFNVSTIDSFFQQILRNFSKELKLPMRYEIEMDTAYALDELVTQLMQDVGHDKELTKWLEEFAFSQVDEDKGWDIAQSITHLGMEIFREEVWANLNLTDSDNEGMTVDTDAENGEKTEQESRELRNVHYAFLKNLIGELWKIKQHFEQKMDAFGKEAQELAAGYNLSEKDFKTGTFAFFKKIRLREFETGVTLQKIIEGNTSEWTVKTSANKQKVEQLVNQGGLQTLLLETVDYMNTHFRTYRSAIEVLKNIYVYGILHDLKAKLRTYRSEKNLMLVSDTNNVLRAIISHEDDAPFIYEKVGTVYKHLLIDEFQDTSNFQWDNLLPLVKNSLGNNDTVLIVGDVKQSIYRWRGGDSKQLLYGLKTALGLFFTEKTEKELAYNYRSAQNIVTFNNAFFETAVQLLTGAESQVSDQNLLKNAYASVSQGIKRTSAGYVKAEFCSANSGNDDEGSWKQISLKKLLNTINELESRQCPWRNMAVLVRSNAEGSEIARFLSANDKRVVSSESLLLKGSVKVQLLISVLHYLANPNNDIAKTEILVNYLAIHHPDISLTDEVFSDHLKDGKESLFDRILQPTGFKQKTEELVKKPLYETVELLLKVLNLDLLPDAYIQRFQDLILEFSRTKSADIFHFLEWWQENKERDKTSIIVPEGENAITIMTIHKAKGLEFPVVFVPYADWNMKPKDVFLWTKLDMPPFDSLGTIPMQWTSALEKTHFAEYYATELINSYLDNLNLLYVALTRPTEELYLFSKTAKNMDNKVDGIYKLLYNTFANFALSNDFNPDTLIFEFGQPTDWTKISANKQEEIVPLTRYLTNEYHSKITLRSDSKRFFTLFDNTKSKAIKLGQKIHRLLEKLNSPNDIDKEFRKLQVQGLLSAEDEVPVKERLKKIFAIPQVKDWFDAQWEVFSERSLLCDELRRIPDRVIVKNKEAIVIDYKTGTPHQKHHQQLKGYVQWLQDMGYTVTGQYLLYIFENEAEVVPVL is encoded by the coding sequence ATGCCCATAACAGTATATAAATCATCGGCAGGCTCGGGCAAGACTTATACTCTTGTGAGCGAGTATCTGCGGTTGCTCATTCACCAACCTTCCGAGTTCAGAAATATTCTGGCAATCACCTTTACCAATAAGGCTACTGCCGAAATGAAAAGCCGGATAGTTTCAGCCTTGGCAAAAGTTAGCAGGGGAGAATTTGCCGATTTGGAAGAGAAATTGTTGCAGGAGGTGTATGGCGGGCAAATAAAAACAGAGGAGGACATACAATTTTACCGCAGTGTTTTAAGAGAAAACGCCCGTAAAGCACTCACCAATATCCTGCACAGTTATTCCGAGTTTAATGTCAGCACGATTGACAGTTTTTTTCAGCAAATCTTGCGAAATTTTTCCAAAGAGCTGAAACTGCCTATGCGCTACGAAATTGAAATGGATACAGCCTATGCTTTGGATGAATTAGTAACTCAACTGATGCAGGATGTCGGCCACGACAAAGAGCTTACCAAATGGCTGGAGGAATTTGCCTTTTCACAGGTTGATGAAGACAAAGGCTGGGATATTGCCCAAAGCATTACTCACCTTGGAATGGAAATTTTCAGGGAAGAGGTATGGGCAAATCTGAATTTGACAGACTCGGACAATGAAGGAATGACCGTAGATACAGATGCTGAAAACGGGGAAAAAACGGAACAGGAGAGCAGGGAATTGAGGAATGTTCATTATGCTTTTCTTAAAAACCTGATCGGAGAGTTGTGGAAAATAAAGCAACATTTTGAGCAGAAAATGGACGCTTTTGGCAAAGAAGCTCAAGAACTTGCGGCCGGATATAACCTTTCGGAAAAGGATTTTAAGACCGGTACTTTTGCCTTTTTTAAAAAAATCAGGTTGCGGGAATTTGAAACCGGTGTTACACTTCAAAAAATTATCGAAGGGAATACTTCTGAATGGACTGTTAAAACGTCTGCAAACAAACAGAAGGTAGAGCAGTTGGTAAACCAGGGCGGGTTGCAAACCTTACTGCTCGAAACGGTGGACTACATGAATACGCATTTTAGAACGTATCGTTCTGCTATTGAGGTGCTCAAAAACATTTATGTCTATGGCATATTGCACGACCTTAAAGCCAAACTCCGTACCTACCGTTCAGAGAAAAACCTCATGCTTGTTTCAGATACCAACAATGTGTTGAGGGCAATTATATCACATGAAGATGATGCGCCGTTTATTTATGAAAAAGTCGGAACAGTATATAAACATTTACTGATTGATGAGTTTCAGGACACCTCAAACTTTCAATGGGATAACCTGCTCCCATTGGTTAAAAACTCACTGGGTAATAATGATACTGTTTTGATAGTAGGGGATGTGAAACAAAGTATTTACCGTTGGAGAGGGGGCGACTCGAAACAACTTTTATATGGACTAAAAACTGCCCTTGGCTTGTTTTTTACAGAAAAGACAGAAAAAGAACTGGCCTATAATTACCGGAGTGCTCAAAACATAGTAACCTTTAACAATGCTTTTTTTGAAACAGCCGTTCAATTGTTGACCGGGGCTGAGTCTCAAGTTTCAGATCAAAACCTGTTGAAAAACGCCTACGCTTCTGTAAGTCAGGGCATTAAAAGAACCTCAGCCGGATATGTGAAAGCAGAATTCTGTTCCGCCAATAGTGGAAATGACGATGAGGGTTCGTGGAAACAAATTTCTCTAAAAAAGTTATTAAACACCATCAACGAACTTGAATCCCGTCAATGTCCATGGAGGAATATGGCGGTATTGGTTCGTTCCAATGCAGAAGGTTCTGAAATTGCCCGGTTTTTAAGTGCAAATGATAAGCGGGTGGTTTCGTCCGAATCTTTGTTGTTAAAAGGTTCGGTAAAAGTGCAGCTCTTGATTTCTGTGCTTCATTATCTGGCAAATCCCAACAACGACATTGCCAAAACAGAAATACTGGTCAACTATCTCGCAATACATCATCCTGATATCTCACTAACAGACGAGGTTTTTTCAGACCACCTAAAGGATGGTAAGGAGTCGCTGTTCGACCGCATCTTGCAGCCAACGGGCTTTAAGCAAAAAACGGAAGAATTGGTTAAAAAACCATTATACGAAACTGTTGAGCTTTTGCTTAAGGTGTTGAACTTAGACCTTTTGCCGGATGCTTATATTCAGCGGTTTCAGGATTTAATTTTAGAATTCAGCCGCACTAAAAGTGCAGATATTTTTCACTTTTTAGAATGGTGGCAGGAAAATAAAGAGCGGGACAAAACCTCTATCATCGTTCCTGAAGGAGAAAACGCCATCACGATAATGACCATCCACAAAGCCAAGGGACTTGAATTTCCGGTGGTATTTGTTCCTTATGCCGATTGGAACATGAAACCCAAAGATGTTTTTTTGTGGACAAAATTAGACATGCCCCCTTTCGACAGTTTAGGCACCATCCCGATGCAATGGACATCGGCTTTGGAAAAGACCCACTTCGCTGAATATTATGCCACCGAGTTGATAAATTCCTATTTAGACAACTTAAATCTGTTGTATGTTGCCCTGACACGTCCGACGGAAGAGTTGTATCTGTTTTCTAAAACTGCCAAAAATATGGACAACAAAGTGGATGGTATATACAAACTGTTGTACAATACATTTGCCAATTTTGCCCTAAGCAATGATTTTAACCCCGATACACTAATATTTGAATTTGGGCAGCCAACAGATTGGACTAAAATATCTGCTAACAAGCAGGAAGAAATTGTCCCGTTAACACGCTATCTGACCAATGAGTACCACAGCAAAATAACTCTCCGTTCTGATTCGAAACGATTTTTTACCTTGTTTGACAATACAAAGTCGAAGGCCATCAAGTTGGGGCAAAAAATTCACAGGCTTTTGGAAAAACTCAACTCACCCAACGATATAGACAAGGAGTTCCGCAAACTACAGGTTCAGGGGCTGCTTTCTGCAGAAGATGAAGTACCTGTTAAAGAACGGCTGAAAAAGATTTTCGCCATACCACAGGTAAAGGATTGGTTTGATGCTCAGTGGGAGGTGTTTTCAGAGCGATCTTTACTTTGCGATGAACTGCGCCGGATTCCGGATCGGGTGATTGTCAAAAACAAGGAAGCCATAGTGATAGATTATAAAACAGGAACCCCCCATCAAAAACACCATCAGCAGTTGAAGGGCTATGTGCAGTGGTTACAGGATATGGGTTATACGGTAACCGGTCAGTATCTGTTGTATATTTTTGAAAATGAGGCAGAGGTGGTACCTGTTTTGTAA